The genomic region TGCCATTTTAAGAAAATGCTCTTTGCTGTTGCACTTGTGATAAATGACTCCTTACTTTCTGTTTCCTTTAAGGAAAACAAAAACTTTATTTCTCACCGAACCAAAGTAAAACAATCAGGTTCTGAACTTCTGACTACACTTTGCTGATGTGTTGGTTGTTTTCCTGCAGGCTGCTCCACCTGGCCATCATCCACGAGGCCAAGGACTACATCAGACAAATGATCGACCTGTCCAAAAACACAAACTTCCTTAACAGACAGAATGACCTGAGACAGGTAATCTTCTCTCTTTTATATCCGTACTTACCCCATCTCCTAAATCACACCACCTCCATGTTTATATGGACATGCATTAAAACATCTTTTCCTTTTCCCTGCAGACTCCTCTCCACTTAGCAGTAATAACAAATCAGCCAGATGTGTGTCACAGTCTCTTGCTGTCTGGCTGTGACCCCACACTGGTGGACCGCAGTGGTGACACGGCTCTTCACATCTCCTGTCGCCACGGTAACCTGCATTGCTTCAGCGTGATCACACAGAACTGCAGGCCGGAGCACCTACACACAGCGATGGCCGCCTGCAACTATAATGGTGAGTTTTGTGGAATAAAAACCGGATTCTGTAGTTTCTCCTTCCCATTGCTGCAGAATATTGAAGTTAGGAGGATGGAACGCTTGATAATCCAGGGGATTACCATATTTTCATTCTGATTTAAAAATCCATCTTTTGGATTAAAATGATTAAGAACTTGTTAATCATACAAACTCAAAATAATCCTTTACTGTTTTTGTGTaaaatttgaataaaaatgtttaaaaggtCAGATTAGTGATGTTGCTTTCTAATCTGATACAGCTGTTGTTGGTCTAGTCGGATGTTAAACACCTTCTCTCGTTTTCTGCAGGTCAGAACTGTCTCCACTTGGCTTCAGTCAACGGTTTCCTCTCACTGGTGGAGAGAATGGTGGATCTTGGAGCTGACATCAATGCAACAGTGAGTAAAGTTCAGGTTTTGGGGATTAAAATGGGATTATTCAGTTTATTTGGTGAGTTTCCGTTCTGATGGAACGTCTGTCTTGTATAGGAGCAGCACAACGGTCGCAGTGCGCTGCATTTGGCCGTGGACCAACAGAACCACTCCCTGGTCAAACTCCTGCTGACGAAAGGTGCAGACCCCAACCTCCTGACCTCTGGAGGCCACACCCCCTTCCATCTCACCTACGGTCTGGAAAACTGGGACATCAGGAAAGAACTGTACCCAGTGACCCACCCAGACCTGAGGGAGCTTCCCGACAGCGAATCGGACCtcagtgaggaagaggaggatgagtTTGATATGGTGGGTTGAAATTACATTTGAAACAACAAACAAGACCGTAAACATTCAGAATCAGGTGTGTAATCCTCATATCATTGCTCGCCTTCATTTGCAGGTGCCTTACGATGACATTCAGTGGAATGGACATTAGCAGGAGCAGAGGATGAGGAGAAGAAGCCAAGATGATGGTGGAGACGTTGCTCAGCACGTGTATGATTTCTGCGCCGTCGCGTCGGGGGGGAAATGACGCGGCGGCTCGAGCGTTACCGAAACAGAGCGAGCGGGCAGTTGTGAGACAAACGGAAGACCGCAGCAGAGCGACGGCACTCATCCTAATGGGATTTCGGCGTAAACGGATGGCTTTTATCCCCTTGGACACTGAAAGTCATCATACAGAGGGACGAGCTCCATCTGAACGGACGAACGCGTCGCGGCTCTGTATGATGCTGTAAATGCTGTGTATACAAAGATGTATTTTTTAATGGATGCTGTGAATGTGTACAGTTTAGCGGGTTGTATATGTCAAGACAGCAAACAGTTCCAGTTCACTCCAGATAAATTAAAACACTCATATTTAACAGTTCAAacctgtgtttgtttgtttgtttctgtcaCACTGAAAGTAAACATTCGATACAGAAGGAAATTTATATTTTTGGACATTTTCTGCTTTTTCACTGGTTCAAAGACAGAATTCAGAGATGCTAATTAAACAGAAGCGACGCACGGCCGTACAACAGCGCTGTAATCATGCAGAAAAGTACCAGCGTTCCTATAAATGCCCCTGCTCCGGACCAGTCCGCGTGTTTTCATATAGAACAGGGAGACGCTAATTCCTCGACAGCTGAATGAGGAACCTGTGGTCAGTTAACCGGTTCTATGAGATCCGAGTGTGGAACAGAGATAAGAGCTTTTGGGAATTCTGAGTGCGTGTCCTCTAAATCAGGACGTTTTGTTTCTGTGGGAAGGTGTGGCTTAACTAGAGGACAGGAAAATCCCAGGAACAGAACACTGGCTGTGACATTCCTGTTCGTCACTCCCACCCAAGGGGCAGGAGCGTCAGCTCAACAGGAAACTGAAGTCGGCCCGTAAAAGATGAGGAATTCTGCTTAGCATCCAGTTCTGTGATCGGGTCTGAAGAAGCGGGCTGCAGGTAGTTGATTTAAAACTTTCACTGCTTTGTTGCCTTTTAGCTGCAAATCTACAGATCGGTAACAGGTTCATCACAGAAATGgcccaaacaggaagtgatttgaATGAATTGAGTTCAGTGTCCACAAATAAACATGAAAaaacctaaaaatgtctaaagatCCTGTGTGTTTGACTAATGTTAGCTAAACGCCTCATGAATCACTGAAGGGATTTTAACCCCGCCCATGGGACAAACCCCACTACattcattaaacctggaaatttaaagagcaagtcacccccaaatccactTCTTTTTTTGATgattaactatataaatgagtgtctaaccatgctgtagacacatgcaatcatttggcacttaagtgcatcttagttaaaatttaaatattctgcctaaaactcatTGCTGcacagttgtcaggtaaaaactctgcattgcatTTCAActtaatctgccattgctataggctaagaagtacactatgatgtcagctggtacattatgaggtcacaatgtcatgtgtgtgtgtgaaatctgccaggcaacagcatttttttgcatttttcaaacaggaagtgggagtggagtaagactctggcagggggtgacttgctctttaaggggttaatgaaactttaaagagtaagtcacccctaccagagtattactccactcccacttcctgtttgaaaaatgcaacaaatgctgttgcctagcagaccgagggcggagccgctaacaaatacacacacacacacaggctcataacgacactgtgacatcatatggtaccagctaacgttctagggtacctcttagccaatagcggtggcagatttaaattcaaatgcagtgcagagtttttacctgacaacggcataacactgacagttttaggcagaaattttaaattttaactaaaatgcactaaagtgttaaactattgactacacgtgtctgcagcacgactagACACGCGTTTatatttatcagaaaaaaaaagttgatttgaggtgacttgctctttaaaggaacgTCGACTACTTTTGGAGTCAACATGAATCAAGAAGGCCCCTACAGCTaaagatggttagcaaacacaaaCATGGCCAAAACCCATTAGTTAGCAAACTAATTCTAATgtcccaaaagggttcaaatgaacgaGCCGAAACTACTCTGGGTGCGCCTCCTCTCAACCGGTAGTCAGCacccctcacccctgccacatggacctcaagggttaaaccatcaatcctgctcaatggtgagctttcctggcggggtcacccatgaagacagtgggagggttaagaattttttaaagattttaaatTCAAATTAGCTGGGTAGCACTCAAATGTGGACAGAATGGATAAGCGCCATCTGGCTCACAGCACAAAAAGAGTAACCATTCTTCTCAGAAGGGTCTGAATTAAACAAAAACGATCTACTAGATTTTGTCTCCTGTTGGGGAATCTGGGCCAACGCTGGAGTTTCGGAGACAATCTCGTGAAATTCTCTACAGCAGCATTTTTTACTacggaagtttttttttaaatgacaacTAATGAATACAAATCGGTTTGCGCATCGGGTCAGTTTGCTGCGGTGGCCATCTTAAATTGTCGAGATTTGCGACCaataaatatttttaaagagTTTCATTAAGATCTGTCCAGTTGTTCATGACTTACACTTTAAAAAAGTTAAAAGGATGTAACATTACAAACAGGCTGTTAGTTCTAGGTTCGTTTAATCCAAACTGAGAGAAATTCCACCTTTAGCAGGAACCTCAGTAACAAACATGTTGGTCCTGCGTTTGACGGCCATGTTGCAGACGGGAAACAGCTGTGGCCGAGCGTAAAGCCCCTCCAAGACGTGTCTCGTCTAGTAAATGTGAGGAAATGAAGATGAGCCACAGCGACGAACCCTCAGCTAGGCCTTTGAACGCATCGGCAAAACCAAACTGAATCTTAGGGTAAGTTTAAACTGTCACTGAGACTTTAGAGGTAAATAAAAAACGTTGTTTAATTGAGATGCAGCA from Nothobranchius furzeri strain GRZ-AD chromosome 18, NfurGRZ-RIMD1, whole genome shotgun sequence harbors:
- the nfkbiab gene encoding nuclear factor of kappa light polypeptide gene enhancer in B-cells inhibitor, alpha b, yielding MALHRTSLLNQMDPESKEGKGSQATEDRLDSGLDSMKDEDYQAVAEEIHRLQLECEQHRASAPGEPLPEWRTQITEDGDTLLHLAIIHEAKDYIRQMIDLSKNTNFLNRQNDLRQTPLHLAVITNQPDVCHSLLLSGCDPTLVDRSGDTALHISCRHGNLHCFSVITQNCRPEHLHTAMAACNYNGQNCLHLASVNGFLSLVERMVDLGADINATEQHNGRSALHLAVDQQNHSLVKLLLTKGADPNLLTSGGHTPFHLTYGLENWDIRKELYPVTHPDLRELPDSESDLSEEEEDEFDMVPYDDIQWNGH